AGGCCCTCAGTTCATGCAGGCTGAGCTCCAGCTTCCCCACCGCCTCTCGgaaggcaaatttgttcctcatctGAGGGATGCAGTCCACGTAACCTGAGCAGTAGTCTAGCAGCTGGTGGCCAGCGTCCAGCACCTGGCTGCTGGAGGGGCTTTCGGAGCTGGCGTGGAGGGCACTGCTCAGGCACTCAGCGCACTCCAGCAGGGCCTCGCGACTAACTCGCTCCAGGGGCACCCTCTCTGCCTGCTGCCTGGTTCGTCGCAGTGCCACTTTGGAACCGGCAGATGGTgctgtgtgtgaggaggaggcaGTGGTGGCGGCTCCGTTGGCCATTTTGGTGGGAGTCGTGTTGGTGGTGGCAGAGCAAGATGAGGGAACGGAGGAGGAAGATGCAGGAGGCACTTGTGGTGGTGGCACGGACGGTCTGCCCGTCGCCGCTCCTCCTGACATTCGCCCTGACCTGTGACCTTTCAACGTGTCTCCGTTTACTTCCACAGGTGCTCCTCCTACCTGCTCCTCTCCGTCGCCGCTGTAGGAGTGTTGCAGGCTGCGCAGggtgggagggggaggaggagcacACTTGGGTTTTACAAGTCGCGGCCTGTCCCGATCTGCTTGGTGCTCAGACAGCAGTTTGAAGCGGTTCCCCTGAGAGTCTAGCCCGACCAGGTGCACATCAGCTGGGCTGTGCTTCAGCGTGGGGGAGATTAGGACTGGAACTTTGTGGTTGTGAGTTGGTGCGCCTGCTGCAGCTGATGAAGCACTCGAACTAGAAGTCTTAGACGGAGATGGCCAACTCTGCTGCCTGTCCAGTCCTCCCccactctcctctctcccctccctcaCCCGAGACAGACTGTCCGATTCCCCCACCTCCCCCCCAACCCCTGGTGCCCTCACTCCTACAGAAGCACCTCGGGGTAATAGCTTGGCTTTGGGCCTTTCCCTGATCTGTGCTGTCCCCTCATCCATCCTCCTCAGTAGAGTTTCTGAGGGCCGCGCAGCCCCGTTCTCTGGCTGCGAGGCTGTGGATGCAGTCCGCTCTAGAGGGGGTTTTGCACTGCGATTCCTGGGTAAAGTCAGAGCCATGCGCTCCAGGTCTGGCAGCCCAGCTGACATCGAGGAGGTAGAATTGGACCTAGGGAAGGGTTTAGGCCCTCCAGCTATACTTCCACCCTCCTCTGAAGAGGTTGTCTTTCCTGTCCGTAATCCCAGGGTCTTTTTGATGAGTCTAGGGGTAAAAAAACCAGCCAACCCGCTCCAACTGCTGCCGCTTGTAACCTGTGAGGCAAGTCCCCCACCAGAGGGCTTCTGTCCAAAAGCAGCCCCACAGCAGCGTGACTGCGCCTGAGTTGGCTCTCCATGGGAGTGAGACGGAGAGGCAGAGAAGCCACCGAGACTGTCCGACTggggaaggggaggaggagcgCTGAAATCAGCGGTTGGCTCGTATTTCTTGTGAGGCTGAGTTTCCATCTCCCGGAAAGAACTGCTCCTCTTGGGTGGCGTCGGGAGATTGTGTTGGAGCTGAGAGGAtggtgaggaggaagaagaggaagacttCTTCTTTATGAAGGAGCTAAAGAAGCCAGTCTTACGATCTCTTGTAAATGTGCCCATATCCTGTGCATCGTCTAAAAGGTTGCCGGGAGATTTGTCTCTTGGTTGCTGTTTTCTGGGCAGAGCTGGGGAGCTGCCTGATCGGCCATCCCCTCCTAACAAAGACGACGCCCAGCCtggaaagagaagagagagctgGATTAAAACTACgcaacaaagcagcacacacaTCTATCTTTGTTAAAAAGTTACTTAATATGTTGCAAGAAACAGGTAATGAACGCTGCTCTGAATTCCCTTAGTCTCTCAATATGGCTGCCTATACATTAATGTCACTCACTCTTTCTAAAAGCTGTTATTTCATCCTTGGGGAGTCATGAGTAAGGAAAAAGCATTTCAGGAAAAGGGATGGAAAGTTTTCAGGCCATGCCAGTCATGCACATGCAGACACTGATTCAATGATTTACAAGGTGCTCTTGTAAAAGATGGGATGATGAATACACTTCCAGGAAGTGATGAAAACACATGCCAAACAGATTCCTCCCTGTCTCTGTTAGCAAGAGGAGCGTTGCGTAACTTCGCTCAAAGAGGGAAACACATTTTCTCAGTTCTGCCGGCCTTTAAATCAATACAGAGTAGTGCAGTCTGCAAACTGTGACTTGTTATAACTTCAAAAGTTATCTCAAGTAAATACAGGCACTAATAATTCAGTCTCTGTTCCTTATTTTGcatttgcatgtaaatataaatgcatACAAATAAGCAACATTAACACAACACATATGACACTAACATAAAGTAGAAATTACAGTTGCAGTCTTTGTGGTGTCATTAATGTCATATGTACACTTGGGGGTGTTTTATGAGTAGTGTCTTGTGCTTAATGACATTGTGAAATGTTCTGCTTGTTCCAGTTTTATCAGATTTATGATTTAATGAACGCACTGTTCACTTTATTGGTAAATAAATATGTACAGAGTGAAACATAAAAGCTGAACAATATGGTGACAGTGGGAAAATAGGTGAAAAAAGGGGCAAAGGAAGTGAAAGACAAAGACAGGCTGTCTTATTCACACATcaggtaaacacacaaacaaaaacaaaaatttatttataatataaaaCCAATAAATAAGCAATAACttaaacaagacaagacaaacaaaagacaacatATATTGTGGAAATTTAATAGTTGGGTTAGCAAATTAATACATGATTTGTTGCCAAGTATTGATTGGGATATGAGAATAAGAGTCATGCAACGACTGAGACGAGACAGAACATGAGCAAGATCTTCATTCCATTACTGATAACAAACAGTTTCCATAAATACAGACTATAAAATTTGTCAGAGATGAGGAAGAATGGTTGTGTTGAACTTGTAGAACACTCAGTATATTTGGTATCACATTATAGATAAGCTGAAACTACAAATATAATGCTTGAACAAACTGAAATCTTTTAAGGTTAATGATAAAAGTCTTTTAAAAATACTATGCAGGAACTGCTGTATCCTGGGAATTGTTTAAATATCATGATACCAGTGCACTTTAAGTCATACCGacaccaataaaaaaaacttaattgaTACCTTTTTATTTATAACATATTTTTCTGCTACATTCAATACCAATTATGTGCATGTAAGCATTCAGATAGCTACTTTAATTACTTAAAAATGTTGTGGGGGAATTTAGGcacgctgaactgccaactctgttATATACACTGCACGCggcatcaccacaccacagCCTGTATGGGTCATAGCTACGGCAGTAGTGGGCCATTTGCACGTGGCATTTAATCGAAGAACACCTGTAGTAATTGGCTGTGAGCAAAATAGTGAGTCAGTAGTGGTAGACTCTTCCCTCAGCTGTCCAGGGCTGCTCTCGCTTTCCCGGACCAGGAAACTGCCACTGATGAAGGACGAGAGCATGTGCTCTGCGGCGCTGCGTGACACAGGCCCATGGTATCAGCTGTGGTTCTCTAGACCTCAGCGATACATGATGTGGTAAAGATGGCACTTAACGACTGCAGTATTTCTacagttattttattgtttctgcAGAAGAATTAGTTTGGTGTTTTGGAATTAATATTTATTCTCTGTATGTATTTGTATATTATGGTTCTTTTACAGTTGTGTTTATCTTTCACATTCTTTAATTGGTGTTGGATGACATGCACATGAGCACTGAAGTTTCATGGCTGAATTAATGAAACCTTGAACTTTAGAAATCAAATACTTCAGAGTGCTGACATAGTTGTAATTTGAGGGCAGTGTGAGGGGACTATGTCAGGCTGTGCTTGCAGATCTGCTTTGAGATCAACCGTATGCCGGACACATGCTTGCACCAGTGATCAGTCGTTGAGGAATATGACGGCCCTTCTTTTCAGGCGTCGGGCTTCGCGGCGCTGCAGTCGACTTGGGGAACCGGATCTCTCTGGCGTACCTGCAGAATCATAACATGGTGCACCTGACTGGTTGGTAGTGAGGCAGGCGTGTCTGGCTGTACCTGAGTGACCGTGCGTGCCGTGGTCAGATCGCCCGTCGAGTCCGCCCTCAatgttttccttgttttctGTGTGCTTTAGGAGTGTGCGGGATTTGGAAGGCAACAGGGGCATGTCGTGACTGAAAGGGTGAAGTGGTCCACAGTGACCAGAGGAGGCTGTCTTACAGAGCTCCTCTGCTACCTCTgcaatgtacaaaaaaaagataacaaGCATAATTAGAAGGCAGTCATGATCCAAATTCAAACCAACATACAAACATTTGCTGACCAAACACACCTACGTTAATTCACGATGTTTTAACTTTCATCAAATGATTAGTCCAAATCTTACATTAAGTGGTGAGgtaaaaactttttattttctaattttacACTTTGCTGCTTGAAAGACactgttttttaatcttttccgtacatcatctgaaagcggggaacctgaagattaattttaaactttaagtgaCTTTAGAGTGTATAGGGGCTTAGAAAGTTATAATGGAAGTATATGATGGTCGTTCCAATGCTCACTTATGTCTCAGAAGTTGTTGTAGCAAGTTTGGGTTAACGCCATTTGTTACACAGATTTGGTACTAAGTTTAAGCATTGCTGATCACTCaagactggataaaaactcaaaAAACTCAGATCAAAAATCCCTCCCAAATACCACATTAAGGCACCAAGACCTTCAGTAACACCTCATTAAAATCCATGCTGTCAATCGGTATCAAAAACTTATTACATTTGGAGATTTCTCTAAGAATTGTATTTTTTGGCGATTGAATGGTGAGTACTTCTCGTCTAAAAACTGCTGAGAAACCTCCTTttgttaaaaaagcaaaaatggTTTTTGCCCTAAAGTGCATGGGACTAGCAGAAAGTGGGTATGTCTGTAAaggggagacttgtgggtacGAACAGAACCCAtcttcattcagatatcttaaggtgagagttcaagggatcCCTGTGAAAATGGTCATGTAAGTTTTCCCTCGTCAAAATGTAGCCAAACTTTGAAGTGTTATTTGAACCCCCTCCCACTAAGCTAGCATAACATTGTTGGTACCAATAGATTCCTTCGGTATTCTAGTTTTATATGATACTAGTATATCCAGCTTTAAAACTCAGCCTGCTCCAGCCTTTGAATCACAGTATTGTCAGCTGAGGATGCCATGACTATGCTGAGTAACAGGGAATAATAGTTTTATCTGAAATAAGAATTTCGAGTCGTCTCTCAGAGAAGCTGAATTGAACGGGTAACTCAGCTGAGCCAAGTAAAAGTCAGCCTTCTGAATGAGAATGAGAGATCATCTGTTTAACTTAATCGGTGCGGTGATTTTAGAAGCTTTATTGAAGCTGCACAAAAAGTGACAGTTGAACTGCCAGCTGAGGATGAGCTACCGTACCTTCAGAGATGCTGGAGTCATGGAACATTGTTTCGAAGGCTTGGTGGATCTCTGCGAACGAAGGTCGGTCCATTGGGCTCCACTGCCAGCctatcacagagacagacaaaagtGCTTGTTACTACTAGAAAGTATTTGACAACTATATATGACTTCAAATTGTTTTGAAGAAATGTGGTCTTTCACAGAAACTGTGACTCCAGACTAAAGTTCTTTCTGATGACAGgatggtgtgttttcagacagtATGAAATAAGATGCAGTgaactgtgacatgtcaaatgCTTGACAAAAATCGAGGAAAGAGTAATGGCCGAGCTAACTTTTTCAAAGCTGTCAGCCTCTATTCATGTCTTCCCACTGGAGTGCAACCACTGGATGAATACGTGAGACAAAGGTAAGATAGCTACTACTCACATGCTCTCATGAGTTCATAGACTTTAGGTGGACATCCTTCGGGCTGTTCCATACGGTAACCTTTCTCCAGGAGGTCATAGACCTGAGACAGATCGATGCCAGGATATGGAGACATGCCATAGGTGGCAATTTCCCATAGCAGCACCCCGAATGCTGTAAGGAGGACCATTTTTAGAGAATAAAACATTAGCACACTGGAAATAAgctacaaaagaaaaacacttaataCTTCGATATTATGAATATATGCATATGTGTTGCTCACCCCAGACATCAGACTTGATGGAGAAGGTGTTGTATGCAAGGCTCTCTGGTGCAGTCCATTTGATGGGGAACTTGGCGCCTGCATGTGCCGTGTAGGTGTCACCAGTCATTAACCTGCTCAGGCCAAAGTCTGCGACCTTCACAACATGATTCTCCCCGACAAGACAGTTCCTCGCTGCAAGATCCCTGAGGGAGGGATAATGAAgtaaggagaagagaggaagaggaggaaagagacagaaattagACCACTTTGATATACGAGGTGGATAAATATGCAAGacatgcatatacacacacatgtgcgaGTCTAGAGTATCCCCTCACCTGTGTATAAAGTTCTTTTTCTCCAGGTATTCCATGGCAGAGGAGATCTGTGTGGCCATGTACAGCAGCACCACAGCGTTCACTTCCTCCTTGTCACAATCTCTCAAGTAGTCCAGTAGGTTGCCGTGTGGCATGTACTCAGTCACGATGTAGAACGGAGGCTCCAATGTACACACACCTGTGGGAGAGAGGCAGCAGTTAGAATATAGATGGCAATAACCACTAAAGGCCTTTTCATATTAGGTACGATTGATTTGGACCATGCCTGAGTACAATTGCACCTCCCCTCAGCTTTCACATTAGTGATGTTCTGTATGCATGTACACTTGTGTCTTCATCTACATGACATTTCTGTTGTACTACAGCGTAGGAAAGGGCACTGCAGATGGACACTGTTGCCCCAGTGACCGCCATCAATGGGGACTGTCAGAGCAAAGTCCCTgctgtgaaagcaccctaaaagtATATGTCTGCCGAAGCTACCTCAAGAGTAATTTCAGGAGGTCAGGATGTATTGAGATACATATTAAAACTGATTTGGTTCTGTAGAGGCGCAGTTACTTATTTGTAGAATCAGTGGTATTCATAAATACTCACCAAGTAGCTGAACAAGGTTTGGGTGTTTAACCTCCTTCATAACAGCGGCTTCTTTTAAAAATTCTTCAACTTCCATGGTGTCCTCCTGTCAtcacagaaaagagaaaaaaaacttttataaGCGGGTAGACAGACATACCAACATTTATGTTGCAATCACATGTAATACCACAGTTCACCTGCAGGAGGCGATCTATATCCACTTTCACAATTCAGCATTTCACAATGAAGTTCAGTGAAATTAAATGATAAGGGGGCCTTCTTACCTTGAGCGTTTTGACAGCCACTGTGAGGTTGTACTTCTTCCACACTCCCACGTACACCTCTCCGTACTGGCCTCCCCCCAGCTTGTGCTTCATGGTGATATCTGTGCGCTCCATCTCCCACTTGTCGTGGATAGGTGACACACCGTACACTGTGGGCTTGTTACATTTGGGTGCGGGGTAGTGCAGGGTGGTGACCAGGCCATCAGCGACAGTGGAGTGATGATGGACCAGCTCGGCCAGGGTGGCAAAACGGCTCTCAGACGTCACATACACCTGAGGGGGGAGGAATAAGGAAAGGATGAGGAGGGAGACAGGATTAATAAATGCTGTCAAAGTCCTCACACCATTTACAGCACACAGCCACACAACTGGAAATTAtaatcttttatttaatttcaatctACTAAACTCTACCTTTCCATCAGATGCGGTGTTGATCCGGTAGTGGTAGACTCTCCCCTCATAGCGGAGAGAAATGGACAGCTGTCCGGGGCTGCTCTCACTTTCCCGGACCAGGAAACTGCCATTGATGAGAGACGAGAGCAGGTACTCTGCTGCGCTGCGTGACACGGGCCCGTGGTACCAGCTGTGCTTCTCCAGACTGTTGACTGGTGTGATGTAGTTGGAGGGCACCCAACCTTGGCCGTTCTTAGAGCGCACTTCACTCCACTCTCCATTTTGGTTGTAGCCCAGCACACGCAGCTTCTCACCTGGACACAGGAAGGGAAATGTGTCACACTTGATCCCATGGTGATATAATCAGGAGTAGCGTGGACTGGTGGTTAGAAAATTGATACAGTAAAAAAGCCCCATATTCATGCCTTTTATCTCACACATGCTCAAGTGCCCTTTACCAAGAGACTACGGCTGATCACTGCTTGAATAAATTTTGCaagtcattttgaaaaaagaaaaagataaaaattcTCTGATCAtgagtttaaagggatagttcagattttttgaagtggggttataTGAGCCACAGTTAGTGTATTGCTTGCTGTAGATGTCGGTCAGCCTGCCCTCAGTTTGGACAAGCAGGAGTCCGATGCGGAAGTTAAACaatatactgctgtggacgggggcagcaacaaaatgtatttatgcCACCTAAAAATGGTCCTACTtaccagtttaagtgtacacactatatctgaaatattttcactgctttaactTGCCATCAGATGATTTCTGAtgaggaactgaagctgttacatcgctctcttcaaagccagactccatgaagaaaaacagtgatCTACATCGCTGAACaaaggagctgctggtgtaccGCTGCCTTAATCTgctagtttgtttgtgtttttgtgtgactttggtatgtaaagggttagttcggattcaccgaagtcacacaaacacaaacaaaccaacagatcaaggcagcggtagaccagcagatTCTGTTTTCAGCAAGCCAATTttgtgaatggagtctggtggctttgacaagagcatagatggggaactgaagccgtttaTGGCTTATCCATAGGACGactgtttgactgacaggtaAGATAGAGAAAATACTCGCGGTATAgcatacatttaaactgatgGCAGTGCCCCTGCCGCTTGTCCAAGCTGGGGGCATCCCGACAGACATCTACTGCacgtaatacactgactatggatatataccccatacaaccctacttcaaaaaatttgaactatccctttaaattttaaattccTTAGAGAGATACAACATATGATGGAATATCTCTTCAGGTCACAAAGTTCATTATCACGCCTTGATAACAAAGTATATAATACAAAGTGCCTCCCATTGAAACTACATCAAAAGCTATGGAACAATGACAGGGTTGGGTGAACTGCATATCTGTCATAGAGGGCTAGGCAAAACCAGGCATGTAGAGACTTGGTCTGttgtctccatctccatctgtctctgacGTCAATGCGGGAGACATGAGCAGAGCGGCTGATGTGCTGGAGACATGAGGAAGGGGGGGTCCTAAcatcagtaaaacaaacaacacagaatGAAGCAGTGATCAGACCTGTTAGTCTGATGTAGGATTGGGGAAAGACAAGGAGGAGGGCAGTGACTTGCCAGCCTGGGGAAGGAGGAGAAAGTATCAGTCTAACTACCTCTGCACTTCTACCACACACCCTCTACACTGCCTTTCTTCCTGTCCACATCCGTCTTTATCTCTCCCACCACTCTGAAGTTTTACACACAAAGTGTCCTTTAACCATGGTCGTCTTTCATCTCTGATGACATGGAATGTTACCTTTCAGTGGGCTTTCAGACcgaaacagctgtgtgtgttaaaaCAACACAGGGGCTgcagtgggagtgtgtgtgttgcttcaGACACCGGTGAGTAGGGTTGGGAAGTATCTATTTTGTCATACCTTCATACCTTCCTAATATTTCACCAGGGTATACAGTAGATGATGGTATTTGTGTAATACTATCTCAGCCAATTGCAAGTTCGCCAaacaagaaaggaaaaaaaaaattgtaaaccTATGTACACCTGctgaattcaagtttctctctttcaccaaaCTAAGACTAgcttaattacatttttaactcattgaaaaacacacttcatcaaCAGGAACAACATATAACTCaccaaaaccatcttggttAGTCACTGTTAtataatcaccaactctggtttggtggAAATAAACCCATGTAAGACATCAAGTAATGCTGgcacatgctgttttttttcctgcgaCTTTTCTGCTGTTGCTGGATGTCTTTGTACTAGTCCTGTAATGTTATCCCCACCATTCTCACAGTCaccatctttctcagctcagctgcctgttcaaTGAGTAGACACTGACCTCTGGAGGCTGGGGCTACACGATACACAAAACAAATCATACTGCaattattttgacaaatattGGGATTGCAATGAGTCACGATTTTGTACCAAACAAGCATTTTTGCCTTACGCCTGGAATGTGATTTTTAAGCCGGGGCATCTTTGTGGCACCACAACACCTCATTTATAATATTATGACACACTTCATCTTAATCAAAAAAATTGTAGCTCCTGcaatttggatattgcacttggccatATTGTGCTTTCCGAAATACTTCAGTTAATTTTGCAGCATTCTGTGTACTacatatttttgacagtattaaaaataatacagttgggatttctaaataccctggtaaACTTTAAAACAGTTATACAGCACAAGCCTACTGGTGAGACAAAGAAATTTGATCCAGGAGGTCCAGGTCGTGTAACAAATCAATGCATTTGAAGGCTTGTCGATGCCAATACACTGCACAGCAGTTCTTAATACTCTTAAAAGTAATCACAGCAACAactatttttttcctttcattgcgagttaaacagcagaaataagccATTGAAATTAAAGAAGTTAACCACCATTTCATGCAGAGCTGGAATTGATCTGAATGCAGCTTCAGGCTATCATGACGATGGATGCACAATGCCTTAAACTGTGAGAAATAGCAGACATTTAACTACAGTAAGTCTAGTCAGTACAACAACCATGGCTCACTCACTTGTAACCACTGACCAAAGCTGCAGGTCTAGCCTTTAAAGCTAGACACTGCGCTCGCAATCCACTGAACTACATTAAACAGAGATGGTTATCCACATCCAGCCCACCAATCCACCagtctcctctgtgtctgtcctctgtgtctgtaAGTTTTGTGGGAGTGGAAACACTGACTGCCTCCCTGCCTCACACTGGGAGCCATGTGTGCCTGAAGCCGGGCTCTGGTCTGGCCTAGCCTGGTTTGACCTGGCACAGACAAGAGACAAAGATTAGCCCCAGACATGGGTCTGCTAAGTCCCTCTCTCTGATCAGCCTCTGCCCCGCTGTGCTCATCCACCTGTTATTAttacagttgaaagtattccaTATTAGCGCAGCATTAGAGGCATGCTGAGGGTGTTTCCATGTGACAGAGCAAAGAGCGGGACAGATAGGAAAAGTGCAGTGGAGCCCGGGAGTGCACATGTGCTCGCATGTGGGCAGGAATCTCAGATTCACTCCATGAGTCAGGGTCTAAACATCATTTCCATCCCAGGCAGCTGCTGTGGAAGTCTTAAAACGATGGATAATTAACACACTCTGCCACGTTTAATGCTTTAAATCGGTTGGGTACACAAGCCTGGCTGTCTATGGATAATATTATGAGTGTATTTTAAGCTCATTGCTCGGGGGAGAGCTGGTTGACCGGTTAactgctgctggttgacaaaGAGGAGGTTTGGattgaggagtgtgtgtgtgtgtaatggagAGAGGAGTAAGAAATAGTGACGAGATTAAGACACAGGACAAGTATCGCTGGTATTTCTGTCATGCTGTCTGCACAGGTCTCAGATAACATTTTCTTGTTACAAACTAATATTATTTTTCAGCGTCTGGACTAGTGGatgacaaaacataaaaacGTTAAGCTCACAGGTGGTGTAAAAGAATAACAGGTGACGTggggtgtgtgggtgggtgacGAGGAAAGCTATAGGCTAAGGGTCACATACCAGCTGATGTCACGACAGCAAAATTATAGGGACGGTTGGGAAAGCTCCTTTGACACACAACATTCCTCTGCCATAAGTACACTTTTACTCATCAAATATCCTTTCTAAGAGTTGATGACCTGCCAATCACAGGCACTGCCTCGAGGATATTACTGGTGACTCCTTGCTGCGTTATGTAAGGTAATCCCTCAGTCCTGTAGCAACCAATGTCAACAGTGTTGCCTAGAGGGCGTGGTTGAGAATGATCGATGACATGTAGAAATCTGTACAGGGACTAACATCACGTAGCAAGTGATGATGCATGAGGGACAAGTCTTTCAAGACTTGTTTCAGCATATGACATGACGAAATGGTTTTTGTGAGACCAGAATTTTAAGTCTTGAGGCAAAGAACACCAACATAGTGAGTTATTGCAATCACTTTAAGGTGACTCAGAAAAAGAAATGACAATACCGCTGCATTGTTTACCTTTAGTGATGCTTAGCGTGTTGTCTCCGCTGGCGACAAAGTCATAAAGTGCAACGAACAGGTTAGGGTCGCTCTCAGCCGCCCCCAGTAGGTTCTCCTTGGAGCTCCAGCGTACCGCCTCCGTCAGCGCTGCAGAGTCCAGGCCGAATGGCCGGTGAAGAGCTTCTGAAGGAAAACAGGGAGCAAGGGTCAGGGAGAGAGGAGGTAAACTATTAGACTGGTGAAACAAAATGTGACTGAGAATGCAATATCATTTACACGGGCAAAATCATAGCCATAATCACAGACAGGAAATAATGTGGAGTATACAGTCGAACACATCAAAATCCCAGCAAGTTTTGTGTCTAATAATCACCCTCGCCACGAACAGATAACAAAAGCAGTCCTATTCCAATACTGTCTTGAGGCACAAAGTATTTTGTAAGCAGGGTAGCCGAGATGCAAGACTGATGTCCTCTAACCAAATGATACAGACTGAATTCTCCATAATCCTAAAAGTCCATTTCACAGGTAGTCTACCTGTCTGTCCAGGTTTCCCCTGTCTGAGCCCTGTGTGAAGACGATCGCTACCCAGAGCAGCCCACTCGTCGTCAAAACTGCTGCTTGCCTGCAGGCACCTCAAAAGCATCACTTTAACCAATCCACTCTCTGAAGAACACTGTTACTGCTGGCTACACACAGAGGCCTGTCGTGTCTAGCCCGAGTCAGGTATGATTTGAGGTGGGAGTGTTTTCGTAGGTGTGTATATACGGTGAGCAACGGGGTGGAGCTATGACACCGGGGTTGGAAAGACTCTCTGTACAAGATACAGTGATTACCATAGCTACCTAACACACATCCACAGCCACACAATGATGATCTAGTACATGTGAGCCTACACACACTACACTCAACAGCTGCTGCCAAAGTCACTGCATGTCTGGACAGCTGCTGAGCGAGTGGAAGAGAAGAGTGGTGAAATGGAGGGACGGAGAATGGAGACAAAGTACTGTAATAAAAGCAACTTTTAAAATGGAAAAGCTCTTACTACGTAGCATGTTTTTTCTTGCTTCAAAAGAAGGTGAAAGCAGTGACTCAAACATTAACCTAGTGATGACTTATTTGTATGTAGACTGTTTCCTTTAGTGTATACTCACCTGAaaatatatctacatagggTGCAAATCCTTattcatgtttctacagtaacccagaatggacaaaccgaacactggctctagataagccACTCATGTTTTTTGCAatggccaccgtagttagcagcccctctgcgacgagccaaacagtgttggaaaaacactgattttaacgtgacactgctttattcagtgtttttaccggtttaaattacctgatcttttgttttttttgga
This sequence is a window from Epinephelus lanceolatus isolate andai-2023 chromosome 6, ASM4190304v1, whole genome shotgun sequence. Protein-coding genes within it:
- the abl2 gene encoding tyrosine-protein kinase ABL2 isoform X1; amino-acid sequence: MGQQVGRVGESTSTGLQPPQPHASQPHQGKGNRGSGAGRRPREPGSSTGTPPGRAAAVNVPDPGINIFTQHSEALHRPFGLDSAALTEAVRWSSKENLLGAAESDPNLFVALYDFVASGDNTLSITKGEKLRVLGYNQNGEWSEVRSKNGQGWVPSNYITPVNSLEKHSWYHGPVSRSAAEYLLSSLINGSFLVRESESSPGQLSISLRYEGRVYHYRINTASDGKVYVTSESRFATLAELVHHHSTVADGLVTTLHYPAPKCNKPTVYGVSPIHDKWEMERTDITMKHKLGGGQYGEVYVGVWKKYNLTVAVKTLKEDTMEVEEFLKEAAVMKEVKHPNLVQLLGVCTLEPPFYIVTEYMPHGNLLDYLRDCDKEEVNAVVLLYMATQISSAMEYLEKKNFIHRDLAARNCLVGENHVVKVADFGLSRLMTGDTYTAHAGAKFPIKWTAPESLAYNTFSIKSDVWAFGVLLWEIATYGMSPYPGIDLSQVYDLLEKGYRMEQPEGCPPKVYELMRACWQWSPMDRPSFAEIHQAFETMFHDSSISEEVAEELCKTASSGHCGPLHPFSHDMPLLPSKSRTLLKHTENKENIEGGLDGRSDHGTHGHSGWASSLLGGDGRSGSSPALPRKQQPRDKSPGNLLDDAQDMGTFTRDRKTGFFSSFIKKKSSSSSSSPSSQLQHNLPTPPKRSSSFREMETQPHKKYEPTADFSAPPPLPQSDSLGGFSASPSHSHGEPTQAQSRCCGAAFGQKPSGGGLASQVTSGSSWSGLAGFFTPRLIKKTLGLRTGKTTSSEEGGSIAGGPKPFPRSNSTSSMSAGLPDLERMALTLPRNRSAKPPLERTASTASQPENGAARPSETLLRRMDEGTAQIRERPKAKLLPRGASVGVRAPGVGGEVGESDSLSRVREGREESGGGLDRQQSWPSPSKTSSSSASSAAAGAPTHNHKVPVLISPTLKHSPADVHLVGLDSQGNRFKLLSEHQADRDRPRLVKPKCAPPPPPTLRSLQHSYSGDGEEQVGGAPVEVNGDTLKGHRSGRMSGGAATGRPSVPPPQVPPASSSSVPSSCSATTNTTPTKMANGAATTASSSHTAPSAGSKVALRRTRQQAERVPLERVSREALLECAECLSSALHASSESPSSSQVLDAGHQLLDYCSGYVDCIPQMRNKFAFREAVGKLELSLHELRASSSGGGGLSGVGPNTVLDNLHSCIKEISDVVQR